The genomic interval AGCATAATTAATAATACGTTTTGCTAAAGCGCCAGCTATTTGCCGGTATAATATATCACCAAATTTTTGAGTATTTACAACAACAGTAGTTCTCTCGTTTTCAGTACTAGATTTAGGGTGCCATGCTACTAAATATTTACCTGGATGGTATTTACTAAAAACAACTTTACCTGCAATAGGGTACCTAGTAACATGTACATTTATAGGAGACATGAATATTGAAACCTGAAGACGTTTATCTTTAAAATATTCCTGTTCATACACCTCCTCAATTACCACCACTTTACCATCAACAGGTGATGTCACTACATTGGGATTAGCCAAACCAGTTCTTTCAGGGTTTCTAAAAAATTGTAAAACCATAATGAGCAAGAAGCCTAAAATAGCAGCAATTAAATAGAACAACCAATTTTTTTCAAGAAAATGATTAGCTACTAGTAACGAACCAGTTATTAATATTAATGTTATTACAATTATCTTATATCCTTCTTTATGGAACATAGTCGAGTACGATTAAAAATAAATACAAAAAAGGTGCTGCAAAAATTATACTGTCAAGTCTGTCAAACAATCCTCCGTGTCCAGGCATAATTCTACCACTATCTTTTACTCCAGCCTGTCGCTTAAGTTGTGATTGAATAAGGTCGCCTAAAGTCCCAAAAACTGACGTAACAACAGCTACGGTAAGCCAAAGCTGAATGCTTAACAAATCTGTAAATGCACTAAATATGATACTTGCTATGCAGCAAAAAACAAGTCCTCCAACAAATCCTTCAATAGTTTTCTTTGGAGATATACGCTCTAATAGTTTTCGCTTACCTATACTCTTACCAACAATAAAGGCAAACGTGTCATTTATCCAGATTAAAGCAAAGACACTTGCCACCAATAACGATGTATATTCACCTTTATAAGATGGCAGAAGAATTGTAAACACAACACCTCCAATGATGTAAAAAATAGTATATGCGTATTTCTGTGAAACTGTTATATAGCGTTCAGAGGGTCTGATTAAATTTTTAATTAAATATAAATTAACTGTTATTGTCAATGCTAGAAATACAATAGTCACCATTCGCTCAAATTTGAAATAGCATAGCCCTGCTATACAAACTAGCAGTAA from Dokdonia sp. Hel_I_53 carries:
- a CDS encoding phosphatidylserine decarboxylase family protein, with the protein product MFHKEGYKIIVITLILITGSLLVANHFLEKNWLFYLIAAILGFLLIMVLQFFRNPERTGLANPNVVTSPVDGKVVVIEEVYEQEYFKDKRLQVSIFMSPINVHVTRYPIAGKVVFSKYHPGKYLVAWHPKSSTENERTTVVVNTQKFGDILYRQIAGALAKRIINYAEEGQMVSQGDDSGFIRFGSRVDLYLPIGTNLDVKLEDKVVGAQSIIASV
- a CDS encoding phosphatidate cytidylyltransferase; amino-acid sequence: MREVVIRALSGLLYVTLLLLAIFSLETTYLVVFSVLGIAVLYEFLKLIGIKSILPYLLLLVCIAGLCYFKFERMVTIVFLALTITVNLYLIKNLIRPSERYITVSQKYAYTIFYIIGGVVFTILLPSYKGEYTSLLVASVFALIWINDTFAFIVGKSIGKRKLLERISPKKTIEGFVGGLVFCCIASIIFSAFTDLLSIQLWLTVAVVTSVFGTLGDLIQSQLKRQAGVKDSGRIMPGHGGLFDRLDSIIFAAPFLYLFLIVLDYVP